From the Quercus lobata isolate SW786 chromosome 6, ValleyOak3.0 Primary Assembly, whole genome shotgun sequence genome, one window contains:
- the LOC115949641 gene encoding protein PYRICULARIA ORYZAE RESISTANCE 21-like — MVPELEKPRVTEIQVRMDCNGCVQKIKKALNGINGIYDLNIDFPQQKLTIIGWADPEKIVKAIKKTRKIATICSHTEPTEPPAPPTEQTPEGAGPPTDAAKPPPPDAPTCGPSEPPKEPPPPPENPQPDTPPPPPPPPMAPESSTGQPSQNPSVLKDVGQVHVIHHHQPDYGYGYRYGYDHSYGGHWQKYHNGQGSPHEPPPPPPVQGLPQEPPPPPVYVTHSYNTYKPSPYVTEYEYVRSPPQQLHYSRMDYSEDYHNSNNGNGNITSMFSDENPNACRIM, encoded by the exons ATGGTTCCAGAGTTAGAG AAACCTCGGGTCACAGAGATACAGGTCCGTATGGACTGTAACGGGTGTGTACAGAAGATTAAGAAAGCACTAAATGGCATTAATG GTATATATGATCTCAATATTGACTTCCCTCAACAAAAACTGACAATAATAGGGTGGGCAGATCCAGAAAAGATTGTCAAAGCAATTAAGAAGACAAGGAAAATTGCCACCATATGTTCTCACACCGAACCGACAGAGCCACCTGCTCCACCAACAGAACAAACACCTGAAGGTGCTGGACCGCCCACTGATGCAGCAAAGCCTCCACCACCAGATGCTCCAACATGCGGACCATCAGAACCACCAAAAGAGCCACCACCGCCACCTGAAAATCCACAGCCAGacactccaccaccaccaccaccaccccccaTGGCTCCAGAAAGTAGCACAGGCCAGCCATCACAGAACCCTTCAGTACTAAAAGATGTAGGACAGGTTCATGTCATACACCACCATCAACCTGACTATGGCTATGGCTACCGATATGGTTATGATCACAGTTATGGTGGCCATTGGCAAAAGTACCATAATGGACAAGGATCACCACAtgaaccaccaccaccaccacccgtCCAAGGATTGCCACAAGAACCCCCACCACCACCCGTCTATGTCACACACAGCTACAACACATACAAGCCATCACCTTATGTCACTGAATATGAGTATGTCCGGTCACCACCACAACAATTACATTACAGTAGGATGGACTACAGTGAGGACTATCACAACAGCAATAATGGCAATGGAAATATCACATCAATGTTTAGTGATGAAAATCCAAATGCTTGTAGGATAATGTAG
- the LOC115993991 gene encoding major strawberry allergen Fra a 1-2-like yields the protein MSETIVDEYSSPISVERLWRAGICDFKNLMPKLLPQVLTSIEFLGGDGGVGTIQQYKFIKANEQFGDVKDRIEVIDHKNHIFKYSVIEGGLVGLKLKSFVAEITLNSSREGGCLAKMKIEYESLEDSLLSEEEITRIKDGNLAIMKATEGYLLANPDAYA from the exons ATGTCTGAGACCATTGTTGATGAGTACTCGTCTCCCATTTCTGTTGAAAGGCTATGGAGGGCAGGCATTTGTGATTTCAAGAACCTCATGCCTAAGCTGCTTCCCCAGGTTTTAACAAGCATTGAATTTCTTGGAGGAGATGGTGGAGTTGGCACCATtcaacaatataaatttataaaag CTAATGAGCAATTTGGTGATGTTAAGGATCGAATTGAAGTAATAGACCATAAGAACCATATATTTAAGTACTCTGTCATTGAAGGTGGTCTTGTTGGTCTTAAATTGAAGTCTTTTGTGGCTGAGATTACCCTCAATTCTAGTAGAGAAGGAGGCTGCTTGGCCAAGATGAAAATTGAGTACGAATCATTGGAAGACAGCTTACTGTCCGAAGAAGAAATTACACGCATAAAAGATGGGAATTTGGCAATTATGAAGGCCACCGAGGGGTACCTTCTGGCAAATCCGGATGCTTATGCATAA
- the LOC115951014 gene encoding major allergen Pru ar 1-like, protein MGITSFTQEFTCPIAPSRMYKALILESNQLIPKLLPKFIKSVEVIQGDGGAGSIEQVNFTEASHFKYVKHRLDELDKDNFVCKYTMIEGDALGDKLESIAYEVKFEAASDGGCICKMISKYNTIGDFEIKEEEIKAGKDSAIGIYKVVEAYLLENPQVYA, encoded by the exons ATGGGGATCACCAGCTTTACACAAGAGTTCACATGTCCAATTGCCCCATCAAGAATGTACAAGGCATTGATCCTAGAGTCTAACCAATTGATTCCAAAGCTCTTACCTAAATTCATAAAAAGTGTTGAGGTTATTCAAGGAGATGGAGGAGCTGGAAGCATTGAACAAGTCAACTTCACTGAAG CTAGCCACTTTAAATATGTGAAACATCGACTTGATGAGCTTGATAAGGACAATTTTGTGTGCAAGTACACTATGATTGAGGGGGATGCTTTGGGTGACAAGCTTGAATCTATTGCTTACGAGGTCAAGTTTGAGGCAGCTAGTGATGGGGGTTGCATCTGCAAGATGATAAGCAAATACAACACTATTGGTGATtttgaaatcaaagaagaagaaattaaggCAGGCAAGGACAGTGCTATTGGGATCTACAAAGTTGTGGAAGCCTACCTCTTGGAGAACCCTCAAGTCTATGCTTAG
- the LOC115995242 gene encoding major allergen Pru ar 1-like: MSVTKISQSFATQVTPDRMFKALILDSHNICPKLMFSSIKSIEFIQGSGEVGSIKQINFTEESPFKYVKHRIDALDKEKFMCKHTLIEGDALMDKLEYITYEVKFEGYGRGGCMCKMTSEYKVKEGVEIKEQDIEHGKDRAIGMYEVVEAYLLAHPHAYE; encoded by the exons ATGAGTGTCACCAAAATTTCTCAGTCATTTGCAACTCAGGTAACTCCAGACAGGATGTTCAAGGCCTTGATCCTTGACTCTCATAACATTTGTCCCAAGCTCATGTTTTCATCAATAAAGAGTATCGAATTCATTCAAGGCAGCGGAGAAGTTGGAAGCATCAAACAGATTAATTTCACTGAAG AAAGTCCTTtcaaatatgtgaagcacaggATTGATGCACTTGATAAAGAGAAGTTCATGTGCAAGCACACTTTGATTGAAGGTGATGCTTTAATGGACAAGCTTGAATATATTACTTATGAGGTTAAGTTTGAGGGATATGGCAGAGGAGGATGTATGTGTAAGATGACCAGTGAGTACAAAGTAAAGGAAGGTGTAGAGATCAAAGAACAGGACATCGAGCATGGAAAGGACAGGGCCATAGGGATGTATGAAGTTGTGGAGGCCTACCTCTTGGCACACCCTCATGCCTATGAGTAA
- the LOC115950536 gene encoding probable long-chain-alcohol O-fatty-acyltransferase 5, translating to MEGELKNLIMVWLIVLASLCYTYFIASKIPKGKLRLLSLIPVFFLFTILPLSLTTVLPTGITAFFMTWLANFKLILFSFGLGPLSSDPPKSLPLFISIACFPIKIKQNDKYPSHQNTQKHINSSPILKAPPKLSLNFPTKVLLFALLVAAIDYKHVHPTIVLGSYCCLLYFLVDIVLGLCNAIVRATLGIELELPSNEPYFSTSLQDFWGRRWNLMVTNVLRYTIYKPIRSISETVLVKQQKQKWAPLPAVLVTFMVSGLMHELIFFYVTRVNPMWEVTCFFVLHGVCLVVELWVKNVLLARGCWLHWAVAGPLTIGFVVVTANWLFLPPLVRNGADIKAIEECKVVLKLLKDKMLWTLKSL from the coding sequence ATGGAAGGTGAACTCAAGAACTTGATCATGGTATGGCTCATAGTCCTAGCCTCTCTATGCTACACTTATTTCATTGcctcaaaaatcccaaaaggCAAACTCAGGCTCCTCTCTCTAATCCCagtcttcttccttttcaccatcctccctctctctctcaccactGTCCTCCCCACAGGCATCACCGCCTTCTTCATGACATGGCTTGCCAACTTCAAGCTCATCCTCTTTTCCTTTGGTTTAGGCCCACTTTCATCTGACCCACCAAAGTCCCTCCCTCTCTTCATCTCCATTGCTTGCTTCCCCatcaaaatcaagcaaaatGATAAATACCCATCTCACCAAAACACCCAGAAACACATAAACTCATCTCCTATTTTAAAGGCACCCCCTAAATTGTCTCTAAATTTTCCTACCAAAGTCTTGCTTTTTGCTCTATTAGTGGCTGCCATAGATTACAAACATGTGCACCCAACGATTGTGTTAGGATCATATTGTTGCTTGCTCTATTTCCTCGTGGACATAGTTTTGGGTTTGTGCAATGCTATCGTGCGTGCCACTCTTGGAATTGAGCTAGAACTACCGTCCAATGAGCCTTACTTTTCAACATCGCTACAAGATTTCTGGGGCAGGAGGTGGAACCTCATGGTAACCAATGTTCTGCGCTACACAATATACAAACCCATTCGGTCAATCTCGGAAACCGTGTTGGtcaaacaacaaaagcaaaagtgGGCCCCACTGCCAGCCGTGTTGGTGACTTTCATGGTCTCTGGTCTGATGCACGAGCTCATATTCTTCTACGTCACACGTGTGAATCCCATGTGGGAAGTCACGTGCTTTTTTGTGCTCCATGGGGTGTGTTTGGTGGTGGAGCTTTGGGTGAAAAATGTGTTATTGGCACGTGGGTGTTGGTTGCATTGGGCAGTGGCTGGACCATTGACCATTGGGTTCGTGGTGGTCACCGCCAATTGGTTGTTTTTGCCCCCACTGGTGAGGAACGGCGCGGATATTAAGGCCATTGAGGAATGCAAGGTTGTGTTAAAGCTTTTGAAGGACAAGATGCTATGGACTTTGAAAAGTTTGTAA